A stretch of the Clostridiales bacterium genome encodes the following:
- a CDS encoding ABC transporter ATP-binding protein yields MVKLVKPLTGFMLLAIFMGTLGFLCAQFIPVLGGYAVLHGLKINIPLSINFLWIALIGIALLRAVLKYAEQRTNHYIAFTLLAIIRDRVFQALRRLCPAKLEGRDKGDLISLITSDVELLEVFYAHTISPICIAFLVEIIMVIFIGSFHWSLGLLALVAFISVGILLPVIISKRSGTLGDELRADNGELSAYVLESIRGLDETIQYGGGEARLHGLTNKTSALSEKQGKLNKLTGINLALANTFILVFDVAMLALCAFLYSKNIVGFDGFLIPLIALMSSFGPVTALASLGTILQATVASGARVLQVIDETPETEDITGQREIAFNGAAADHVTFSYGNETVLNDLSLTFPEGKIIGIVGKSGCGKSTLLKLLMRFWRVQRGEVSISGRSVESINTKNLRNMESYMTQETQLFKDTIAGNIRVARLDATDDEIVEACKKASIHDFIMTLPQGYDTPVGELGDTLSGGERQRIGLARAFLHDAPFMLLDEPTSNLDSLNEAVILKSLKEEAKGKTVALISHRTSTARISDTVIEMESGRVS; encoded by the coding sequence ATGGTGAAGCTGGTCAAGCCCCTGACGGGCTTTATGCTGCTGGCGATTTTCATGGGCACGCTGGGCTTCCTGTGCGCTCAGTTCATCCCGGTTCTGGGCGGCTATGCCGTGCTGCACGGGCTGAAAATCAACATTCCTCTCTCTATTAACTTCCTGTGGATTGCGCTGATCGGCATCGCCCTGCTGCGCGCTGTGCTGAAATACGCGGAACAGCGCACCAACCATTACATCGCTTTCACCCTGCTGGCCATCATCCGGGATCGTGTTTTTCAGGCCCTGCGCCGTCTGTGCCCGGCCAAGCTGGAGGGCCGGGACAAGGGCGATCTGATCTCCCTGATCACCTCCGACGTGGAGCTGCTGGAAGTGTTCTACGCCCACACCATTTCGCCCATTTGCATTGCCTTCCTGGTGGAAATCATCATGGTGATTTTTATCGGCTCCTTCCACTGGAGCCTGGGGCTGCTGGCGCTGGTCGCCTTTATCAGTGTGGGCATCCTGCTGCCTGTCATCATTTCCAAGCGCAGCGGCACGCTGGGGGATGAACTGCGGGCGGATAACGGCGAGCTGTCCGCTTATGTGCTGGAGAGCATCCGCGGCCTGGATGAAACCATCCAGTACGGCGGCGGCGAAGCGCGGCTCCATGGCTTAACGAACAAAACCAGCGCCCTGTCGGAAAAGCAGGGAAAGCTGAACAAGCTGACCGGCATCAACTTAGCCTTAGCCAATACCTTTATTCTGGTTTTCGACGTGGCTATGCTGGCCCTGTGCGCCTTCCTGTATAGCAAGAATATCGTCGGATTTGACGGCTTCCTGATTCCACTCATTGCGCTCATGTCCTCCTTCGGCCCGGTGACGGCCCTGGCCAGCCTGGGCACCATCCTGCAGGCCACGGTGGCCAGCGGCGCGCGCGTGCTTCAGGTGATCGACGAAACACCCGAAACGGAAGACATTACCGGACAGCGGGAAATCGCCTTTAACGGCGCGGCCGCCGATCATGTGACCTTCAGCTATGGAAACGAGACCGTACTGAACGATCTGTCCCTCACCTTCCCGGAAGGCAAAATCATCGGTATCGTGGGCAAAAGCGGCTGCGGCAAATCCACGCTGCTGAAATTGCTGATGCGCTTCTGGCGGGTGCAAAGAGGAGAAGTATCCATCTCCGGCAGGAGTGTGGAAAGCATCAACACGAAAAACCTGCGGAATATGGAAAGCTACATGACCCAGGAAACCCAGCTGTTTAAGGATACTATCGCGGGCAATATCCGGGTGGCCAGGCTGGACGCCACGGACGACGAGATCGTGGAAGCCTGCAAAAAAGCCTCCATCCACGATTTCATTATGACGCTGCCCCAGGGCTACGACACCCCGGTGGGCGAATTGGGCGACACCCTGTCCGGCGGCGAGCGTCAGCGCATCGGCCTGGCCCGGGCCTTCCTGCACGACGCGCCATTCATGCTGCTGGACGAGCCCACCAGCAATCTGGACAGCTTGAATGAAGCGGTGATCCTGAAATCCCTCAAGGAAGAAGCCAAAGGTAAAACCGTGGCACTGATATCCCATCGTACATCCACCGCCCGGATCTCCGATACAGTCATTGAAATGGAAAGCGGACGGGTATCATGA
- a CDS encoding nitrous oxide-stimulated promoter family protein, producing MKNAQTKREREKRMVSEMIALYCRKQHGTLKGGLCPECEELAAYARQRSDRCPFMETKTFCSNCKVHCYRPDMREKIRIVMRFSGPRMMFHHPIAAIRHVVSTKTEKRRLQKK from the coding sequence ATGAAGAACGCGCAAACTAAGCGGGAGCGGGAGAAACGCATGGTCAGCGAAATGATTGCGCTGTACTGCCGCAAACAGCACGGAACCCTCAAGGGCGGTCTGTGCCCGGAATGCGAAGAACTTGCAGCTTATGCCAGGCAGCGCAGCGACCGATGCCCCTTCATGGAAACCAAAACCTTCTGCTCCAACTGCAAGGTGCATTGCTACCGGCCGGACATGCGGGAAAAAATCCGCATCGTGATGCGTTTTTCCGGCCCTCGCATGATGTTCCATCACCCGATTGCTGCCATCCGGCACGTCGTTTCCACAAAGACTGAAAAGAGGAGGCTTCAAAAGAAATGA
- a CDS encoding YbaN family protein, with amino-acid sequence MKVKKYIFVVLGCICLGLGTVGVFLPILPTTPFYLLTVFFFANSSQKLHDWFLSTKLYQKHLDSFVKQRGMLRSTKVSIICTVTLLMGFGFFMMARKGIWIPCVILAIVWLAHILYFTLRVKTIPAK; translated from the coding sequence ATGAAGGTCAAGAAGTATATTTTTGTTGTATTGGGCTGCATCTGCCTGGGGCTCGGCACGGTGGGTGTGTTCCTGCCCATTTTGCCCACCACGCCCTTTTATCTGCTGACCGTGTTTTTCTTCGCCAACAGCTCTCAAAAGCTGCATGATTGGTTCCTGAGCACCAAGCTCTATCAGAAGCATTTGGATTCCTTTGTGAAGCAGCGTGGCATGCTGCGCTCCACGAAAGTCTCCATCATCTGCACGGTGACGCTACTGATGGGGTTCGGTTTTTTCATGATGGCGAGGAAAGGCATCTGGATTCCCTGCGTGATCCTTGCCATTGTCTGGCTGGCGCATATTCTCTATTTCACGCTGCGGGTGAAGACGATCCCGGCGAAATGA
- a CDS encoding L-2-amino-thiazoline-4-carboxylic acid hydrolase: MKYVGLYWTVFAPLMKKSIQKRFNKELADQAIRRGKAEYRGLLSRADDLGPGNPMAQNAYFAYVFAGAWLGSGKKITPDEMALVMTDVLESRLLRTIFGMTDLNKTPKKWEHDMRKYEAWYKAHGKDYPVNWVVRFDETRHQEGSYYCFTRCPICEFCRREGISELMPALCSTDEVMFRLQHGKLHREHTIANGDGVCDYWIVGDQVNNPI; this comes from the coding sequence ATGAAATACGTTGGGCTCTACTGGACGGTTTTTGCGCCGCTGATGAAAAAGAGCATCCAGAAGCGTTTCAATAAGGAGCTGGCGGATCAGGCGATCCGGCGCGGAAAAGCCGAATATAGGGGATTGCTCTCCCGTGCGGACGATCTGGGCCCGGGAAATCCCATGGCGCAGAATGCTTACTTTGCCTATGTCTTTGCAGGAGCCTGGCTCGGCAGCGGAAAGAAAATCACGCCGGATGAGATGGCATTGGTGATGACCGATGTGCTGGAGAGCAGATTACTTCGCACGATATTTGGCATGACGGATTTGAATAAGACGCCGAAAAAGTGGGAGCACGACATGCGGAAGTATGAGGCCTGGTACAAGGCTCACGGAAAAGACTATCCCGTCAACTGGGTCGTGCGCTTTGATGAAACCCGCCATCAGGAGGGAAGCTATTATTGCTTTACCCGCTGTCCCATCTGTGAATTCTGCCGGCGGGAGGGCATCTCAGAGCTCATGCCTGCACTCTGTTCGACGGATGAGGTGATGTTCCGGCTGCAGCATGGAAAGCTCCACCGTGAGCACACCATCGCAAACGGGGACGGTGTCTGCGACTACTGGATCGTTGGCGATCAGGTGAACAATCCAATCTAA
- a CDS encoding ABC transporter ATP-binding protein: MFGKAFQRRYALTDQGVKNTKKGAFWTVIVNLVVMGGMGILYLMMAKYMDTLTKGSPLPNAWVFILLVLAFIVLSLITHIQQYKATYGLVYGEVKATRLSLAERLRKLPLGYFGKRDLADLTETVMGDVNRLEHVWSHCLGYLHGAIISTVIIAIVLFCYDWRLAIAVLWGVPVAFALLFGSRKLSRRNSEKLKKDSLQVSDGIQETLENIREIRATNQEARFLQTLNDKIDRHEKTNIHGELVTGLFVNGASVIMRLGVATTILTGTGLILSGQIDFLLLFMFLLVITRVYSPFDQALALIAEMFMSQVSANRLNEIYDTPTAEGAERFAPNGHDIEFRDVGFSYDDKQVLKGVSFTAKEGEVTALVGPSGGGKSTCARLAARLWDIDQGQITVGGVDISTVDPEVLLTDYSMVFQDVVLFDDTVMENIRLGKHGATDEEVRAAARAANCDEFVEKLPKGYQTPIGENGAKLSGGERQRISIARALLKNAPIVLLDEATASLDVENETRVQGALSRLLQGKTVLVIAHRMRTVEAADKIVVLADGQVAEEGSPAELMAKDKSIFRRMTQLQAASADWSI, encoded by the coding sequence ATGTTTGGCAAAGCGTTTCAGCGCCGTTACGCCCTCACCGACCAGGGCGTGAAGAATACAAAAAAGGGTGCTTTCTGGACGGTGATCGTCAATCTGGTGGTCATGGGCGGCATGGGCATCCTGTACCTGATGATGGCGAAATACATGGACACGCTGACAAAGGGTTCGCCGCTGCCCAACGCATGGGTTTTCATCTTACTGGTGCTGGCCTTTATCGTTCTTTCTCTGATCACGCACATTCAGCAGTACAAAGCTACCTACGGCCTGGTATACGGCGAGGTGAAGGCCACCCGCCTGAGCTTGGCGGAACGGCTACGCAAGCTTCCCCTGGGATACTTTGGCAAGCGTGACCTGGCTGACCTGACCGAAACCGTCATGGGCGATGTGAACCGGCTGGAACACGTATGGTCCCATTGTCTGGGGTACCTGCACGGCGCGATCATCTCCACGGTGATCATCGCCATTGTGCTGTTCTGCTATGATTGGCGGCTGGCAATCGCCGTGCTGTGGGGTGTTCCGGTGGCCTTCGCGCTGCTGTTCGGCAGCCGGAAGCTGTCCCGGCGCAATTCCGAAAAGCTGAAGAAGGACAGCCTGCAGGTGTCCGATGGTATCCAGGAAACACTGGAGAACATCCGGGAGATCCGGGCCACCAACCAGGAGGCGCGTTTTCTGCAAACGCTGAACGACAAAATCGACCGGCATGAAAAGACCAACATCCATGGCGAACTGGTGACCGGTCTGTTTGTCAATGGAGCCAGCGTGATCATGCGCTTGGGCGTCGCCACCACCATCCTGACCGGCACCGGGCTGATCCTCTCCGGCCAGATCGACTTTCTGCTTTTGTTCATGTTCCTGTTGGTGATCACGCGGGTGTACTCGCCATTCGACCAGGCCCTGGCACTGATTGCGGAAATGTTCATGAGCCAGGTGTCCGCAAACCGGCTGAACGAAATCTACGACACACCCACGGCGGAAGGCGCGGAACGCTTTGCGCCGAATGGACATGATATCGAATTCAGGGATGTAGGCTTCTCCTATGACGACAAGCAGGTGCTGAAGGGCGTCAGCTTCACGGCGAAGGAAGGCGAAGTTACCGCCCTGGTGGGCCCCTCCGGCGGCGGCAAAAGCACCTGCGCCCGCCTTGCGGCCAGGCTGTGGGACATCGATCAGGGACAGATCACGGTGGGCGGCGTGGATATTTCCACCGTTGATCCGGAAGTGCTGTTGACGGACTATTCGATGGTGTTCCAGGACGTGGTGCTGTTTGACGACACGGTGATGGAGAACATCCGCCTGGGCAAACACGGCGCGACGGATGAAGAGGTACGCGCCGCGGCCAGGGCCGCCAACTGTGATGAGTTCGTGGAAAAGCTGCCCAAAGGGTATCAGACGCCCATCGGGGAAAACGGCGCGAAGCTCTCCGGCGGCGAGCGCCAGCGAATCTCCATCGCCCGGGCGCTGCTCAAGAACGCGCCCATCGTGCTGCTGGACGAGGCCACGGCCTCCTTGGACGTGGAAAACGAAACCAGGGTGCAAGGCGCGCTGTCCCGGCTGCTGCAGGGCAAAACCGTGCTGGTAATTGCTCACCGGATGCGCACGGTAGAGGCCGCAGATAAAATCGTGGTATTGGCTGATGGCCAGGTGGCTGAGGAGGGCAGCCCTGCGGAGCTCATGGCGAAGGACAAGAGCATCTTCCGCCGCATGACGCAATTGCAGGCGGCCAGCGCGGACTGGAGCATCTGA
- a CDS encoding ABC transporter ATP-binding protein, with the protein MKEKKQKTLSRLLGYAGRHKGLTFLGLGLSAVAMVLGMLPYICIWLVARDLIAVAPNWTQAAGIARYGWMAFAFALAGIVVYFCALMCTHLAAFRTASNIRKQGMAHLMKAPLGFFDSNASGLLRNRLDGAAAETETLLAHNLADIVGTVAMFIATLVLMFWFDWRMGAACLLAAVVSIGALFTMMGGKNAGLMAEYQAAQDTMSKAGTEYVRGIPVVKVFQQTVYSFRAFKQAIEDYSAKAEHYQADVCKVPQAVNLTATEGAFVFLVPVALLLAPAAFSAGTFASFVTNFAFYAVFSAIISTALARIMFAASGMMLAKTALGRIDQVMSAPTLKITDHPKTPRDNSVEFEDVSFTYDGAELPALDHVSFSVKPGQTVALVGPSGGGKTTAASLIPRFWDVTSGAVKVGGVDVRDTDPHVLMDQVAFVFQNNRLFKASILENVRASRPNATRQEVKRALSAAQCDDIIAKLPDGIDTVIGTEGTYLSGGEQQRVALARAILKSAPIVVLDEATAFADPENEAMIQKAFAALTQGRTVIMIAHRLSTVVNADQIIVLNEGRVAEQGTHAELVRGNGLYARMWKDYNQAVQWKITAEEAK; encoded by the coding sequence TTGAAAGAGAAAAAACAGAAAACACTGTCCCGACTGCTGGGCTATGCCGGCAGGCACAAGGGGCTCACCTTCCTGGGGCTGGGCCTGTCGGCCGTGGCCATGGTGCTGGGGATGCTTCCTTACATCTGCATCTGGCTGGTGGCCCGGGATCTGATCGCCGTAGCCCCCAACTGGACGCAGGCAGCGGGGATCGCCCGGTACGGCTGGATGGCCTTCGCCTTTGCGCTGGCGGGCATTGTAGTCTATTTCTGCGCCCTGATGTGCACCCACCTGGCGGCCTTCCGTACGGCGTCCAACATTCGAAAGCAGGGTATGGCGCACCTGATGAAAGCGCCGCTGGGCTTCTTTGACAGCAACGCTTCAGGCCTTTTGCGCAACCGTCTGGACGGTGCGGCGGCCGAAACGGAAACCCTGCTGGCCCATAACTTGGCCGACATCGTGGGCACCGTCGCCATGTTCATCGCGACGCTGGTGCTGATGTTCTGGTTCGACTGGCGGATGGGCGCGGCCTGCCTGCTGGCGGCGGTGGTATCCATCGGGGCGCTGTTCACCATGATGGGCGGCAAAAACGCCGGCCTGATGGCGGAATACCAGGCCGCCCAGGACACGATGAGCAAGGCGGGTACCGAATATGTGCGGGGCATCCCGGTGGTGAAGGTGTTCCAGCAGACGGTGTATTCCTTCAGGGCCTTCAAGCAGGCCATCGAGGATTACAGCGCCAAGGCAGAGCATTATCAGGCCGACGTGTGCAAGGTACCCCAGGCTGTCAATCTGACCGCCACGGAAGGTGCTTTCGTGTTCCTGGTTCCTGTGGCCCTGCTGTTGGCTCCCGCCGCCTTCAGTGCCGGAACCTTCGCGAGTTTTGTGACCAACTTCGCGTTCTACGCAGTGTTTTCAGCCATCATCTCCACCGCCCTGGCCCGGATCATGTTCGCCGCCAGCGGCATGATGCTGGCCAAGACCGCTCTGGGCCGCATCGACCAGGTGATGAGCGCGCCGACGCTGAAAATCACCGATCACCCGAAAACGCCCAGGGACAACAGCGTGGAATTTGAGGACGTGTCCTTCACTTACGACGGGGCAGAGCTGCCCGCGCTGGATCATGTATCCTTCTCAGTGAAGCCCGGCCAGACAGTGGCGCTGGTGGGCCCCTCCGGCGGCGGCAAGACCACCGCGGCCAGCCTGATCCCCCGGTTCTGGGATGTCACCTCCGGCGCCGTGAAGGTGGGCGGCGTGGACGTGCGGGACACCGATCCCCATGTGCTGATGGACCAGGTGGCCTTCGTGTTCCAGAACAACCGGCTGTTCAAAGCCAGCATCCTGGAAAACGTGCGTGCCTCCCGTCCAAACGCCACACGGCAGGAAGTGAAAAGAGCGCTCTCCGCCGCGCAATGTGATGATATCATCGCCAAGCTTCCGGACGGCATCGACACCGTGATCGGCACGGAGGGCACCTATCTCTCCGGCGGTGAGCAGCAGCGGGTAGCGCTGGCCAGGGCCATCCTGAAAAGCGCGCCGATTGTGGTGCTGGATGAGGCCACTGCTTTTGCCGACCCGGAAAACGAGGCGATGATCCAAAAGGCTTTTGCCGCGCTGACGCAGGGCCGCACAGTGATCATGATCGCTCATCGCCTGTCCACGGTGGTGAACGCGGATCAGATCATCGTGCTGAACGAAGGCCGGGTGGCCGAGCAGGGCACTCACGCCGAGCTGGTGCGTGGGAATGGTTTGTACGCCCGGATGTGGAAGGATTACAACCAGGCCGTACAATGGAAAATCACCGCAGAGGAGGCGAAGTAA
- a CDS encoding flavodoxin, with product MSKVAVIYWSGTGNTEAMAKAVAEGAKAAGAEADLLTCADVNSVDGYDAVALGCPAMGAEELEDGEFLPMLESIEAALPGKKTALFGSYGWGDGEWMRSWEARCAEKGITLTADSVTVNEAPDEDGLAACRALGAALA from the coding sequence ATGAGCAAAGTAGCGGTGATCTACTGGAGCGGAACCGGCAACACCGAGGCCATGGCAAAAGCCGTGGCGGAAGGCGCGAAGGCGGCTGGGGCGGAGGCCGATCTGCTGACCTGCGCGGATGTGAACAGCGTGGATGGCTATGACGCTGTGGCGCTGGGCTGCCCGGCCATGGGCGCGGAAGAACTGGAGGACGGCGAATTCCTCCCGATGCTGGAGAGCATTGAAGCGGCGCTGCCCGGTAAAAAGACGGCCTTGTTCGGCTCCTATGGCTGGGGCGACGGCGAATGGATGCGCTCCTGGGAGGCGCGCTGCGCGGAAAAGGGCATCACCCTGACCGCTGACAGCGTAACGGTGAACGAAGCTCCGGACGAGGACGGCCTGGCTGCCTGCAGGGCGCTTGGCGCGGCACTCGCTTGA
- a CDS encoding DUF3793 family protein, with translation MSNETLIRCCAPTMACLKTGNMFNCAFDSRKQMTEELRQLNQRLSHKGLRILPLRWRDGKALLYLYRPKLLERDLRDPLSRKLLSECGYTGEDANVCLARLISRLRTEEDFPHEVGLFLGYPPADVDGFMHRKDECKLSGLWKVYDDIESAIRQFARCRRCTEVYLDCLSRGFSLEKLAVAR, from the coding sequence ATGTCCAACGAAACCCTGATTCGCTGCTGTGCTCCGACCATGGCCTGCCTGAAAACCGGGAATATGTTCAACTGCGCGTTTGACAGCCGAAAACAAATGACCGAAGAGCTGCGGCAGCTGAACCAGCGGCTGAGCCATAAAGGCCTTCGCATTCTGCCCCTGAGATGGCGCGACGGGAAAGCGCTGCTGTATCTGTACCGGCCGAAACTGCTGGAGCGCGATTTGCGCGACCCCCTGTCCCGAAAGCTTCTGTCAGAATGCGGATACACGGGTGAGGACGCCAATGTTTGTCTTGCCCGGCTGATTTCGCGTTTGCGCACTGAAGAGGATTTCCCCCATGAAGTGGGATTGTTCCTGGGCTATCCCCCGGCTGATGTGGATGGATTCATGCACCGGAAGGATGAATGCAAGCTCAGCGGGCTGTGGAAGGTGTATGACGACATAGAAAGCGCGATCCGGCAGTTTGCCCGCTGCAGGCGCTGTACGGAGGTATATCTTGACTGCCTGTCCCGCGGGTTTTCTCTGGAGAAACTGGCGGTCGCAAGATAG
- a CDS encoding methyltransferase domain-containing protein → MFWNQVAGVYDIFVNVINGKTHKALRQIVSSLIQPGDTVLECACGTGLLSAVIAPRCKELTATDFAPNMLKRTEKNCSAFTNVTFRQADILSLDFPDSTFDKVVAGNVIHLLDEPLKALNELNRVCKPGGMMIIPTYMNKNQKGNTSGFASVIGKAGADFKRQFTVESYRQFFLGAGYQDIQVTLAEGRIPCAVAVMTKK, encoded by the coding sequence GTGTTCTGGAATCAAGTGGCCGGTGTCTATGATATATTCGTCAATGTTATCAACGGGAAGACGCACAAGGCGCTGCGGCAGATTGTGAGTTCGCTGATTCAGCCCGGGGATACAGTGCTTGAATGTGCCTGCGGCACGGGGCTGCTCAGCGCGGTGATCGCCCCCAGATGCAAGGAATTGACCGCTACGGATTTTGCGCCGAATATGCTGAAGCGGACCGAGAAGAACTGCTCTGCATTCACGAATGTGACCTTCCGACAGGCGGACATCCTGTCACTGGATTTTCCGGACAGCACCTTCGACAAGGTGGTCGCCGGGAACGTGATCCACCTGCTGGATGAGCCGCTGAAGGCCCTGAATGAACTAAATCGCGTGTGTAAGCCCGGCGGGATGATGATCATTCCGACGTACATGAACAAGAATCAGAAAGGCAATACCAGCGGCTTTGCCTCGGTGATCGGGAAAGCCGGCGCAGATTTCAAGCGCCAGTTCACTGTGGAAAGCTACCGGCAGTTCTTCCTGGGCGCCGGATATCAGGATATTCAGGTTACGCTGGCCGAGGGCCGTATCCCCTGCGCGGTGGCCGTGATGACGAAGAAATGA
- a CDS encoding L-2-amino-thiazoline-4-carboxylic acid hydrolase, with protein MKYAGMPMGMWILFRRSFRNHLVSVLGFTETEAARVTTAAKPKYREIIAKLPEFEKADRFKMNIVNCAMLSAFVLSMKERPSLEKLTEYYAKAMMTGPMRFFCRVMGKKKFNKQDIQGMKATAALKAADRNPYSWNMEFLPYADGSGYEARFTRCGICTLMKELGLYDLVPAMCHLDYTMAEAGGACDFIREYTLASGGPYCDCGYRKKTKG; from the coding sequence ATGAAATACGCCGGTATGCCTATGGGCATGTGGATCCTGTTCCGGAGATCCTTCCGGAATCATCTTGTATCCGTGCTTGGCTTCACCGAAACAGAAGCTGCGCGGGTAACAACAGCTGCGAAACCTAAGTACAGGGAGATCATCGCAAAGCTCCCGGAGTTCGAGAAGGCAGACCGTTTCAAGATGAACATCGTCAACTGCGCCATGCTCTCAGCTTTTGTGCTCTCAATGAAGGAACGACCGTCTTTAGAGAAACTGACGGAGTACTACGCAAAGGCAATGATGACCGGCCCCATGCGGTTCTTCTGCCGAGTGATGGGCAAAAAGAAATTCAACAAACAGGATATTCAGGGCATGAAGGCCACGGCAGCGCTGAAAGCGGCAGACAGGAATCCCTATTCCTGGAACATGGAATTCCTGCCCTATGCGGACGGCAGCGGCTATGAAGCCCGTTTCACCAGATGCGGCATCTGCACGCTGATGAAGGAGCTGGGCTTGTATGATCTTGTCCCCGCCATGTGCCACCTGGACTATACCATGGCCGAAGCGGGCGGGGCCTGTGATTTTATCCGCGAATACACACTGGCCTCCGGCGGGCCATACTGCGATTGCGGATACCGGAAAAAGACAAAGGGGTGA
- a CDS encoding class I SAM-dependent methyltransferase, with protein MKYHIEKNTVQETLVIPLFGRLVCSERFPQLFSDPEAKRICDSLDYDFAEKRKKMESAFGLFGALEVAQRQYDLRCEVEAYLQDHPKTAVVNLGCGLDDTFRKCDNGRCHGYNIDLPDVIAVRNELLPSGKRERNIACDLNDPRWMDAVDASGGAVFFAAGVFYYFRTEDVKTLFSRMAERFPGSVLAFDSCNRRGAKMMRSTWLKEAGITDVSAFFSLEDERELEGWSSQFASVTAKSYMRGYRDIYEHVRPLHKLMIRFCDGLVRMRIVKITFREEA; from the coding sequence ATGAAATACCATATTGAGAAAAATACCGTACAGGAGACCCTGGTGATCCCTCTCTTTGGCCGGCTGGTCTGCTCCGAGCGTTTTCCGCAGTTGTTTTCCGATCCGGAGGCAAAACGCATCTGCGATTCCCTGGATTATGACTTCGCGGAGAAACGCAAAAAGATGGAATCCGCGTTCGGCCTGTTCGGAGCGCTTGAGGTGGCGCAGCGCCAATATGACCTCCGGTGTGAAGTGGAGGCATATCTTCAGGACCACCCCAAAACTGCCGTGGTCAACCTGGGCTGCGGGCTGGACGACACCTTCCGGAAATGCGACAACGGGCGCTGCCATGGCTATAACATCGACCTGCCGGACGTCATCGCCGTGCGGAACGAACTGCTGCCCTCCGGGAAGCGGGAGCGGAACATCGCCTGCGACCTCAATGATCCGCGCTGGATGGACGCCGTGGACGCTTCCGGCGGTGCTGTATTCTTCGCGGCAGGCGTATTCTATTATTTCAGGACGGAGGACGTCAAAACCCTGTTCTCCCGCATGGCAGAACGCTTCCCCGGCTCCGTCCTTGCCTTTGATTCCTGCAACCGGCGCGGCGCGAAGATGATGCGTTCCACCTGGCTGAAGGAAGCGGGGATTACAGACGTGAGCGCGTTCTTCTCGCTGGAGGACGAACGGGAGTTGGAAGGCTGGAGCAGCCAGTTCGCTTCCGTCACCGCGAAAAGCTATATGCGGGGCTACCGGGACATTTACGAACATGTCCGCCCGCTGCACAAACTGATGATCCGGTTCTGCGACGGTCTTGTCAGGATGAGGATCGTAAAGATCACCTTCCGGGAAGAAGCGTGA
- a CDS encoding MBL fold metallo-hydrolase: MARKDSEHQKKSMSALFRGKAIFKPLNTGWINENVACVREWIANIFFYTKNGVTIMIDAGYNYERLREKMNWLDIDPASIQHIFITHQDTDHVGALETDSEQLFRDATVYIGEIENRYLTGETRRKVFHGFYKLPMVKTDNKRVLLKDGQVLRIGDIKIECILVPGHTWGHMVYLIDDQYLFTGDTIWFGADGGYSFISTLAEDNKLAVQSLGKLERNIRAKKRPISVITGHTGWTDDLDFVFRHRDEICKPFIKKYTDPEAPYDGYIEDDDTEEKARTIRLVKKRECR, encoded by the coding sequence ATGGCCAGGAAAGATTCGGAGCACCAGAAAAAATCCATGAGCGCGTTATTCCGGGGCAAAGCCATTTTCAAGCCTCTGAATACCGGCTGGATCAATGAAAACGTGGCTTGCGTGCGGGAGTGGATCGCCAACATCTTCTTCTATACGAAGAACGGTGTGACCATCATGATCGACGCGGGCTACAACTATGAGCGGCTGCGGGAGAAGATGAACTGGCTGGACATCGACCCGGCGTCGATTCAGCACATCTTCATTACGCATCAGGATACGGACCACGTCGGCGCTCTGGAAACCGACAGTGAGCAGCTGTTCCGGGACGCCACAGTGTATATCGGCGAGATCGAGAACCGCTATTTGACAGGTGAAACCCGGCGCAAAGTGTTCCATGGCTTCTATAAACTGCCGATGGTGAAAACAGACAACAAGCGGGTGCTGCTGAAGGACGGCCAGGTGCTGCGCATCGGCGATATCAAAATTGAGTGCATTCTTGTGCCCGGCCATACCTGGGGACACATGGTGTACCTGATCGACGATCAATACCTGTTCACCGGCGACACCATCTGGTTCGGCGCGGACGGCGGGTACAGCTTCATCAGCACCCTGGCGGAGGACAATAAGCTGGCTGTGCAGAGCCTGGGAAAGCTGGAAAGGAACATTCGGGCGAAAAAGCGCCCCATCTCTGTCATTACCGGGCACACCGGCTGGACGGACGACCTGGATTTCGTCTTCCGCCACAGGGATGAGATCTGCAAGCCCTTCATCAAGAAATACACCGACCCGGAAGCGCCATACGACGGCTATATCGAGGATGACGATACCGAAGAAAAAGCCCGGACGATCCGTCTGGTAAAAAAGAGGGAATGCCGATGA